The following coding sequences lie in one Rutidosis leptorrhynchoides isolate AG116_Rl617_1_P2 chromosome 4, CSIRO_AGI_Rlap_v1, whole genome shotgun sequence genomic window:
- the LOC139841071 gene encoding cytosolic sulfotransferase 13-like: MSIPISSQPSPRKSNNEDNQEMANLSLIFDKYKDKLITLPKEKGWISENLYLYQGFWHQSKRRISAETVMAVQDGFKARQTDIYLATLPKSGTTWLKALVFAIVRRNELQTNCKTSCVSTHPLLSSNPHKCVPFVESVILRNTPTYDDQYSSRLFATHIPYTSLPQTILDSGCRVVYLCRNPKDVLVSMFHFANILRDKTRTLMTIEEAFELFSKGVMPLGPYWDHVKGYHKASLEHKHKVMFLTYEGMKMDTMNNVKRLAMFLGYPFTEEEEAKGAVEEIVNLCSFDNLSEVNKVGNLHEGIPNNAFFREGKVGDWSNHLKDEMSQILNQITNEKFLGLDISF; the protein is encoded by the exons ATGTCGATTCCTATATCTTCTCAACCCTCTCCAAGAAAATCTAACAATGAAGATAATCAAGAAATGGCGAATCTGTCTCTCATTTTCGATAAATACAAAGATAAATTGATAACGCTGCCAAAAGAGAAAGGTTGGATATCCGAAAATCTATACTTGTACCAAGGCTTTTGGCATCAGTCTAAGCGTCGAATCTCAGCTGAGACCGTGATGGCTGTGCAAGATGGTTTTAAAGCTCGTCAAACCGATATCTACTTAGCCACATTACCAAAATCCGGGACAACTTGGCTCAAGGCGCTCGTTTTTGCTATAGTACGTAGAAATGAGTTACAAACCAACTGT AAAACAAGTTGTGTTTCAACTCACCCTCTGCTTAGTTCTAATCCTCATAAATGTGTACCCTTCGTTGAATCCGTAATTCTTAGAAACACACCAACTTATGATGATCAATATTCGTCACGTCTCTTTGCAACACATATACCTTACACTTCGTTACCTCAAACAATTCTTGATTCTGGTTGTCGCGTAGTTTATTTATGTAGGAACCCTAAAGACGTTTTGGTCTCTATGTTTCACTTTGCGAACATATTGAGAGACAAAACGCGTACTCTAATGACAATTGAAGAGGCCTTCGAGTTATTTAGTAAAGGGGTGATGCCATTAGGGCCATATTGGGACCATGTGAAAGGTTACCATAAGGCTAGTTTAGAACACAAACACAAGGTTATGTTTTTAACATATGAAGGTATGAAAATGGACACCATGAATAATGTTAAGCGACTCGCAATGTTCTTGGGATACCCTTTTACTGAGGAAGAAGAGGCTAAAGGTGCGGTGGAAGAAATTGTTAATCTATGTAGTTTTGACAACTTAAGTGAGGTTAATAAGGTTGGAAATTTACATGAAGGCATACCGAATAACGCGTTTTTTAGAGAAGGGAAAGTTGGGGATTGGAGTAATCATCTCAAGGATGAAATGAGCCAGATTTTAAACCAAATTACAAATGAAAAGTTCCTAGGTTTGGATATCTCTTTCTAG
- the LOC139841073 gene encoding uncharacterized protein, with protein sequence MSSTSSSNEEYLMEVLDIIDNEALESENETESSNKRRYIDREHEAAHLRLITYYFVAAYGDTPDLFDEYLQMSERTCCESLMNFCKCIIDLYKDEYMREPTTNDIKRLYGAHEDIHGLPGMMESIDCMHWEWEKCLVAWKCQFTRGDHKVPTIMLEVVASYDNWI encoded by the exons ATGTCTTCAACATCATCGTCTAACGAAGAGTATTTAATGGAAGTGCTCGATATAATAGACAACGAGGCGTTAGAAAGTGAAAATGAGACGGAAAGTTCAAACAAACGTCGTTACATAGACCGTGAACATGAAGCCGCACATTTACGTCTTATTACCTACTATTTTGTTGCAG CTTATGGTGATACACCCGATCTTTTTGACGAGTACTTGCAAATGTCAGAACGAACATGTTGTGAATCGCTAATGAACTTCTGTAAGTGTATTATTGATTTATATAAAGATGAATATATGCGAGAGCCTACCACTAATGATATCAAACGATTGTATGGGGCTCACGAAGATATTCACGGTTTACCTGGAATGATGGAAAGcatagattgtatgcattgggagtgGGAAAAATGTCTCGTTGCATGGAAATGTCAATTTACTCGAGGCGATCACAAAGTTCCAACTATTATGCTAGAAGTCGTAGCCTCATATGATAACTGGATTTGA